The Terriglobus sp. TAA 43 sequence AGTAGAGAGACACCACCATGCGCTCCTTCTCCGGAAGCTCCTCAACAGCGTCCATCAGTCGCTGACGCAACTCGCCTTTCAGGCATCGAAAGAGCGGTTCGTCACCTTCGGAGCCCGGCAGATACGACAATTCGTCGTCTCCGCCCTCTTCATTACGCTCCAGGTTAAGGCTGCCGATCTCCAGCCCCTTCAGCTCACCCAGCAGGCGCTGATACTCCTGAAGCGACATCTCCATCTCGTCCGCAACTTCTGTCTCCACGGGAGTGCGCCGAAGGCGTTGCGTGAGCGCACGCACTGCATCTTCAACCGCGCGCCCCTTTCTGCGAAGTTCGCGCGGACTCCAATCCAGCGTGCGCAACGAATCCAGAATGGCGCCGCGTATGCGGAACTGAGCATAGCTCTTGAACTGCACCTGTTTGGAGTGATCGAACTTCGCAACTGCATCCATCAGACCCACAATGCCTGCAGAGATGAGATCGTCTATCTCCACGTGCTGTGGCAAGCGCTCATGGACGCGTCGTGCAACAAACCGAACCGTGGCCAGGTGTTCCACCAGCAACTGATCCTGAGCGGCCTGGCTCATCCGCGCGGGTGCGTTGCCTAACGTTCCATATGCATTGATCCCGGCGACCGGTCCGGAATTTCCTCCAAACAATACACTGGCCGGGACGTCAGCCTTGCCTCGTTCCTCTGAATGTCCGGTCTGCTCCATGTGCATTTCTCCTGTCTTACGAATGCGTGCGTTTTCTAGCCACCTGTCAACTGATGCCCCACCGTCCCCAGGCTGCGAACACGCACCTCTGGCGGAATCTCGCTCGGTGAAAGCACAGTCACTTTGGGCAGAAATGGTTCCAGCCAGCGGCGCAGATGATAGCGTGCCGGCGAAGGACAGAGAAGCACGGGGATTGCCATTGGCATGGCATCGCCTGTTAGGCGTTTCACAGAGTCAAGCAATGGACGAAGAAAGTTACTACTCAAAGGAGCACCGCGCCCATCGTTCCCCAGAAGCCGCGCAGCGCCCTCTGGATCGAAGGTCCGGATGATCTGCTCCTCTAGTCCACGCTCCAGCGTCAGTACACTTAGGCCGCCCTCGCCATCGAGCAGTGGACGCACAATATTCCGCGCCAGCGTCTGCCGAATCTGCTCCGTTAGGCAAACCAAATCTTTTGATTGCGGAGCGTATTCCACGATCGTTTCCAGAATCGTTCCAAGGTTACGAATGCTGACCTGTTCGCGTAACAACTGTTGCAATACTTTTTGAATCTCGCCCAACGTCATCAGCTTCGGCATCAGCTCTTCCATCAACTTCGGGTAACTGTCATTGACCGAGTCCAGTAATCGCTTCGTCTCCGCTCGCCCCAGCAACTCATAGGCATTGCGTCGGATCAGTTCCGCCAGGTGCGTTCCTATCACCGCCGTCTGATCAACAACCGAATATCCTGCCGCCAGGGCCTGCTCTTCCAAACCTGGATCGATCCATCGAGCGGCTACTCCAAAGGCAGGCTCGCGTGTCTCCACTCCCGGTATCACGCGTGCTTTCGGATCGCTGTTGACCGCAAGCAGACAGTTGCCTTCCGTCTGCCATCGACCTATCTCATTGCCGCGAAGCTGCACCACGTACTCTCGCGGACGAAGTCGAAGATTGTCCGTGATATGAACCGGGGGAACAATGAACCCAAGCTCAGCCGCAA is a genomic window containing:
- a CDS encoding sigma-70 family RNA polymerase sigma factor; the protein is MEQTGHSEERGKADVPASVLFGGNSGPVAGINAYGTLGNAPARMSQAAQDQLLVEHLATVRFVARRVHERLPQHVEIDDLISAGIVGLMDAVAKFDHSKQVQFKSYAQFRIRGAILDSLRTLDWSPRELRRKGRAVEDAVRALTQRLRRTPVETEVADEMEMSLQEYQRLLGELKGLEIGSLNLERNEEGGDDELSYLPGSEGDEPLFRCLKGELRQRLMDAVEELPEKERMVVSLYYHEELTMKEIGVVLGVVESRVSQIHTSAVVKLRAALTDLGAEKAASRNRGKRGQDGR